A window of Nicotiana tabacum cultivar K326 chromosome 24, ASM71507v2, whole genome shotgun sequence contains these coding sequences:
- the LOC107828348 gene encoding importin subunit alpha-1b-like yields MCPGLMMLLAHMNSEVVASVVKFVENFFRSGTDNQIQVLHGNQVLQRLLNILNNHDNRPLLLRSVCRAIANIVSYRSSQIQRMVDAAIFPPIIQIAINQEVDDIKYEAIYAISSAARRGSQDQIRYLVGQGSIEALSLGLLCEGYTRRTSCFQGLLNILRVGEVDKVDGVNPYTEMVTNSGGLARIKSQMDDPDVGEIARKMLRLCWPGEL; encoded by the exons ATGTGCCCAGGGCTGATGATGCTTTTGGC ACATATGAATAGTGAGGTAGTTGCAAGTGTGGTGAAGTTTGTGGAGAACTTCTTTAGGAGCGGAACTGATAATCAAATTCAG GTTCTACATGGCAACCAAGTTCTTCAACGCCTTTTAAATATCCTGAACAATCATGACAACCGACCTTTACTTTTGAGGAGTGTTTGTCGTGCCATCGCAAACATAGTGAGCTACCGGAGCAGTCAAATACAG AGGATGGTAGATGCAGCTATCTTCCCTCCTATTATTCAAATTGCGATTAACCAAGAGGTTGATGATATCAAATATGAGGCTATATATGCTATCTCAAGTGCTGCCAGGAGAGGATCTCAAGACCAGATTAG GTACTTAGTCGGTCAAGGTTCCATTGAAGCACTTTCTTTGGGTCTTTTATGTGAAGGATACACAAGAAGAACTTCTTGTTTCCAGGGGCTCCTAAATATTCTGAGGGTGGGAGAGGTTGACAAAGTTGATGGTGTCAATCCTTACACAGAGATGGTCACTAACAGTGGTGGACTTGCTAGGATCAAGAGCCAAATGGATGATCCCGACGTTGGAGAAATCGCAAGAAAGATGCTGAGGTTGTGCTGGCCTGGGGAGCTCTGA